CCTGATTGCCAGACCGCTGGCTGACGTGATTGAGGAAGTTCGCGTTGAGCCCGTCGCTGCCAAAGCCGACCGCGTCGAATGTGAAGGTGTCCTGTGCCGGGTCGAAATCCACGATAGTGGTGTGGTCGGGGGCCGGCCCGTACTGTTGGTCAAATCCGGGGTGCGGGTCGTGGAACTGAAACGCAAAGGTGTCGTTGCCGGTGCCTCCCGTCAGGGAATCCCTGCCGTCACCCGCGAAGAGGACGTCGTCGCCGGGGCCGCCGTAGAGTTTATCATTGCCCTCATTGACGATTCGCGGTTTGTCGGGGCCGTTGTCGCCGTAGAGGAAGTCGTTACCCTCGTCGCCGAAGACGTTGTCGTTGCCCTGGCCGCCGAAGACTCGGTCATTGCCCTCGCCGGCCGAGATGACATCATTTCCGGCACGACCGTCGATCCAGTCATCGCCCCTGGGGTCGGTGATGATATCGTTACCGTCGCCGCCAAAGAGACTATTGCTGCCCGGACCGCCAATAATGGGTTTGTCCATCGCGAATACTCCTTGTTAGACAGCCCCCACCACGCCACCTGGCCGTTCATATTGCTCATCAGCCAAATAGAATAATTCATTGTTTTGATAGAACGCATCGACCTGGCGGATGCATCCAGGCGCGCTTCTCTTGCGTACATCTCAGCGCATCGGCTGGTGCGACCGGTCTGAGCTGGTGCCCGCCGGGCTATGATGCAGTCGTCAGCGGGCGCGCCAAGCCCACCCAAGGCTAACGCTTTGCAGTCGAATATCAGCGGTGCATGACACGCGCTCGTCCTTGTTTTCTATCGAACAGGCGCAAACGAAGCCGTCGATGGAGAAGCTCCGATGTCGGGTTTGCAACACAGTGCCGGCCGGGCTTGCCGACAAGGCTATGTGCTTCCAATTCCGCTAGTTTTTGCGCTTGCGCGCGGCTGGCACGCTCGTTGCTAAACTCTTCCCCGAGCACCGTCGCGCTAACTCTCAAAGGATATCAGCATGAGCTTCGCTAGGACCGAAAGCATCGAGGAGATCAAGGCCCGCAATAAGGATCTCATCCAGGAGGTGCTGACGGTCTATCCCGAGAAGACTGGAAAGCGGCGCGCCAAGCACCTGAACGTTCACGAGGCAGGGAAGGCGGATTGCGGCGTTAAGTCAAATCTCAAATCCATCCCCGGCGTGATGACGATCCGCGGCTGCGCCTATGCAGGCTCCAAGGGCGTAGTCTGGGGGCCGATCAAGGACATGATCCATATCAGCCATGGTCCGGTGGGGTGTGGCCAGTACTCCTGGGGATCGCGGCGCAACTACTACGCCGGCACGACCGGTATCGATACGTTCGTGACCTTGCAGTTCACGTCCGACTTCCAGGAAAAGGATATCGTGTTCGGCGGTGACAAGAAGCTCGTCAAACTCATCGACGAGCTGCAGGAGTTGTTCCCGCTCAACAACGGCATCACCATCCAGTCGGAATGCCCGATTGGCCTGATCGGCGACGATATCGAGGCGGTCTCCAAGGCCAAGTCGAAGGAATATGGCGGCAAGACGATCGTGCCGGTTCGCTGCGAAGGCTTCCGCGGCGTCTCGCAGTCGCTCGGGCACCATATCGCCAACGATGCCGTGCGTGATTGGGTCTTCGACAGGCTCACGCCCGAGAAGTCCCGCTTCGAGTCGACGCCCTACGACGTTGCGATCATCGGAGACTATAATATCGGCGGTGATGCCTGGTCGTCTCGAATCCTGCTGGAGGAAATGGGCCTACGCGTCATCGCCCAGTGGTCCGGAGACGGGTCGCTGGCCGAGCTCGAGGCCACGCCCAAGGCCAAGCTCAACATACTGCATTGCTACCGCTCGATGAACTACATCTCCCGTCACATGGAGGAGAAGTTCGGCATTCCGTGGTGCGAATACAACTTCTTCGGTCCCTCAAAAATCGCCGAATCACTGCGCAAGATAGCCGTCTATTTCGACGACAGCATCAAGGAAGGGGCCGAGCGCGTGATTGCAAAATATCAGCCGCTTGTCGATGCGGTCGTCGCAAAATACCGCCCCCGCCTGGAAGGCAAGACCGTGATGCTGTTCGTCGGCGGCTTGCGTCCGCGCCATGTGATCGGCGCCTATGAGGACCTCGGCATGGAAGTCGTCGGCACCGGCTATGAGTTTGGCCACAACGATGACTATCAGCGAACCGCCCAGCATTACGTCAAGGATGGCACGCTCATCTACGATGATGTCAATGGATATGAGTTCGAGCGCTTCGTCGAGAAGATGCAGCCCGACCTGGTCGGCTCGGGCATCAAGGAAAAATATGTGTTCCAGAAGATGGGGGTGCCGTTCCGGCAGATGCACTCCTGGGATTATTCGGGTCCGTACCACGGTTATGACGGCTTTCCGATCTTCGCGCGCGACATGGACATGGCCATCAACTCGCCAGTCTGGAGGAAGACCAAGGCGCCCTGGAAGGCTGCCGCAGAACCAAGGCTCATGGCTGCGGAATAGGCGGCCTCTCCGCCTCTCTGCAGAGGCGTCGAGCCGACATTGACCACGATTTTCAAGAGGATTCCCACGAAATGGCGCAGAATGCAGAACACGTGCTCGATCATGTCGAGCTGTTCCGCGGTCCGGAATACCAGCAAATGCTGGCCAACAAGAAGAAGATGTTCGAGAACGCTCGAGATCCCGCGGAGGTCGAACGCATCAGGGAATGGTCGAAGACGCCCGAATATCGCGAAAAGAACTTTGCGCGGGAAGCTCTGACGATAAACCCGGCCAAGGCTTGCCAGCCGCTCGGTGCGGTCTTCGCATCCGTGGGATTCGAGAGCACGCTGCCCTTCGTGCACGGTTCCCAAGGTTGCGTCGCCTATTATCGCAGCCATCTGTCGCGGCACTTCAAGGAGCCGAGTTCCTGCGTCTCCTCGTCGATGACGGAAGATGCTGCAGTGTTCGGCGGCCTGAACAACATGGCAGATGGGCTCGCCAACAGCTATAACATGTACAAGCCGAAGATGATCGCGGTCTCCACGACTTGCATGGCGGAGGTGATCGGGGACGACCTCAACGCCTTTATCAAGACCTCCAAGGAGAGAGGCTCTGTCCCAGAGCATTTCGATGTACCGTTCGCGCACACCCCGGCCTTCGTCGGCAGCCACATCACGGGCTATGACAATGCGCTGAAGGGTATCCTTGAACACTTCTGGGACGGAAAAGCCGGGACAGCACCGAAGCTCGAGCGCACCCCCAACGAGAAGATCAATTTTATCGGCGGCTTTGACGGCTACACTGTTGGGAATACCCGTGAAATCAAGCGCATCTTCGATTTGATGGATGTCCAGTACACCATCCTCGCGGACAATTCCGATGTGTTCGATACGCCGACCGACGGCGAGTTCAGGATGTATGACGGCGGCACCACGTTGGAAGACGCCGCGAACGCGGTTCACGCCAAGGCGACGATATCTGCGCAGCAATGGTGCACGGAAAAGACCCTTGCCTTCATCGCCGGCCATGGCCAAGAGGTCCTGGCTTTCAACCATCCGGTCGGCGTCTCCGCGACCGACGAGCTCCTCATGGCGTTATCGCGCGTCACCGGCAAGGAAATCCCCGAGGCGCTGGCGCGAGAGCGTGGCCGCCTGGTCGACGCGATCGCCGACTCCAGCGCGCATATCCATGGCAAGAAATTCGCGATCTACGGCGATCCAGACCTATGTTATGGGCTAACTGCCTTCCTGCTCGAACTGGGCGCCGAACCGGTCCATGTGCTGTCCACGAACGGCAACAAGGCCTGGCACGATAAAATGCAGGCGTTGTTTGCGAGCTCGCCGTTTGGGCAGAACTGCACTGCCTATCCAGGGCGAGACCTCTGGCACATGCGCTCGCTGCTGTTCACGGAACCCGTCGACTTCCTGATCGGCAACACGCATGGCAAATATCTGGAGCGCGATACCGGCACCCCGCTGATCCGCATTGGTTTTCCGATTTTTGATCGGCATCACCATCACCGCTCCCCGCTGTGGGGCTATCAAGGCGGCATGAACGTTTTGGTGAAGATCCTCGACAAGATCTTTGACGAGATCGACAGGAAGACCAGCGCTGCAGGCACCGACTATAGCTTTGACATCATTCGTTGATGACGATCGACGCGAAGCCATCGCCAGCAGACATCGGCGATGGCTGAGCGAAGCACGGGCCGCTTTTCACATAATCGCGATTGAGGGGAGAGACCGATGAGTTCGCTTTCGGCCAGAATCCTGGACGTCTTCAACGAGCCGGGCTGCGCCAAAAACGCCGACAAGTCGGAGGCTGACCGCAAGAAGGGCTGCACCAAGCAACCTAAGCCGGGCAGTGCGGCCGGGGGCTGCGCCTTCGACGGCGCCAAGATCGCGCTGCAGCCCTTCACCGACGTGGCCCATCTGGTGCACGGACCCATCGCCTGTGAGGGCAATTCCTGGGACAACCGGGGTGCAGCTTCATCCGGTGCCAGCATCTGGCGCACCGGCTTCACCACTGACATGAACGAAACCGATATCGTGTTCGGCGGCGAGAAGCGACTTTACAAGGCAATCAGGGAGATCTTCGAGAAATACGATCCGGCGGCGATCTTCGTCTATCAGACCTGCATTCCGGCCATGATCGGCGACGACATCAATGCCGTCTGCAAGGCGGCTTCTCGGAAGTTCGGCAAGCCCGTGATTCCGGTCAATTCGCCAGGCTTCGTAGGTTCGAAAAACCTCGGCAATAAGCTTGCGGGCCAAGCATTGCTTGATCATGTCATCGGCACCGAAGAGCCGGACCACACCACGCCCTGCGACATCAACCTGATCGGCGAATACAATCTGTCGGGCGAATTGTGGCAGGTCAAGCCGCTGTTGGACGAGCTCGGCATCCGCATCCTCTCCTGCATTTCCGGAGATGGGAAATATCGTGAAGTTGCCTCATCGCATCGGGCGCGCGCCGCCATGCTGGTGTGTTCGAAGTCCATGATCAATGTGGCGCGCAAGATGCAAGAGCACTACGGCATCCCGTTCTTCGAAGGCTCGTTCTACGGTATCCAGGACTCCAGCGACGCCCTGCGCAACATTGCACGCGTGTTGGTCGCGCGCGGGGCCCCGAAAGATCTGATCGGCCGTACCGAGGCGCTCATAGCGCGGGAGGAGGCGAGCGCCTGGGCCAAAATCGGATCCTACAGGCCGCGCCTCGCCGGCAAGAGGGCACTCCTCATCACAGGTGGCGTGAAATCCTGGTCCGTGCTGGCCGCGTTGCAGGAGGCCGGCCTTGAGCTGGTCGGCACCAGCGTCAAAAAATCCACAAACCAAGACAAGGAGCGCATCAAGCAGCGGATGGGGCAGGACGCCCATATGATCGACGACATGGCGCCACGCGACATGTACAGGATGCTGAAGGCCGCAAAAGCGGACATCATGCTCTCCGGCGGCAAGTCGCAATTCGTCGCGCTGAAGGCGGCGATGCCCTGGCTCGACATCAACCAGGAGCGCTCTCATGCCTATATGGGCTATTTGGGGATCGTGAAGCTGGTCGAGGAGATCGACAAGGCGCTGTTCAACCCGATATGGGAGCAGCTGCGCCGGCCGGCCCCATGGGATGAGATCGCCAAGGATGGCCAGCCCATGCGCTTGGCCCTTGCGCAGAGCGACGGAGAGCCCGCCGAGACCGCAAAAACCCCGGCGCTTATGGAGGCGAGCCGCCGCGCAAAAAGGATCTGTCTCTGCAACACAGTCAATCGTGGCACGATCGAGGATGCAATCCGCTTGCACGGTCTGACCAGCGTCGAGGCTGTCAGAGAGCACACCGACGCGTTCGGCGGCTGTTGCAGGAGCCGGATCCAGGACATCCTGAGGGCGATGTCGGTCTCCCCGCCGCCTGCCATGCGGCAGGCCGCGGAATAGGACGGCGTCATGGCTATCGTCAGCACGCCGAGCAAGGCCTGCACGGTCAACCCGCTGAAGATGAGCCAGCCGATCGGTGGCGCATTCGCGTTCATGGGCCTGCGCGGGGCGATGCCGGTTCTGCACGGCTCGCAAGGCTGCACGTCGTTTGGACTCACGCTGTTCGTGCGGCATTTCAAGGAGCCGGTCCCGCTGCAGACCACCGCGATGAGCGAGGTGACGACCGTGCTCGGCGGGTTTGAAAATATCGAGCAAGCCATCCTCAACATCCACCATCGAACCAGACCGGAAATCATCGGGATCTGCTCGACCGGGGTAACGGAAACGAATGGCGACGATATCGACGGCACCATCAAGATGATCCGCAAGAAGCATCCGCAACTCGCCACATTTCCCCTGGTCCATGTCTCGACGCCCGATTTCAAGGATGCTTTTCAGGACGGCTGGGAAAAGGCAGTGGCGCGCATGGTTGAGGTGCTTGTCAGCGCGCCGACGATCGAGGCAGAGCGCGATGAGACGCGGGTGAATGTCCTGCCCGGATGTCACCTGACGCCCGCCGACCTTGATGAGGTCAGGACAATAATCGAGGATTTCGGGCTAACACCAAGCTTCCTGCCTGACGTGGCGGGATCGCTGGACGGGCATATCCCTGAGCAGTTTACGTCAACGACCATCGGCGGCATCGGCATTGAGGAAATTGCCAGCATGGGCCAGTCCGGCTGGACCATTGCCATCGGTGCGCAGATGCGGCGGGCGGCAGAAGCCATGCAGAGCAGGACCGGGGCGCCGTTTCGCCTGTTCGAGCGATTGTGCGGCCTCCTCCCCAACGACGAATTCATCGCGTTCCTGAGCGAGATCTCCGGCCGCCCTGTGCCAACCAAATATCGGCGCCAGCGCGGACAGCTCGCCGATGCGATGCTGGACGCCCATTTCCATATCGGCGGCCGTAAAATCGCGATCGGTGCAGAGCCTGACCTCCTGTTCGACCTGTCCAGCATGCTGCATGACATGGGCGCGCAGGTTACGGCAGCCGTGACGACCACGCCTTCGCCCGTGCTGGAGCGGATAAGGACCGAGGAGGTAGTGATCGGCGATCTCGAGGACCTGGAAGAGCGCGCCCGGAGAGAGAATTGCGATCTATTGATCACGCATTCGCATGGCCGCCAAGCGGCGGCTCGGCTGAAGATTCCGTTCCATCGCGCGGGATTTCCGATGTTCGACCGCCTTGGCGCAGGACACCAGCTGTCCGTTGGGTATCGCGGCACGCGCGATCTGATCTTCCATCTTGCCAACTTGGTCATCGCCGATCGCGAGGAAAATCATAAGCCTTGCCCCGATAGCTGGCGGACCTCAACGCCGCCTCTCAAGTCCGGGCGCGGCTTCATCGACGCAACAGAGAGGTCGATTGCATGAAGGTCGCATTCGCTACCCAGGACTTGAGGCGCGTCGATGCCCATTTCGGCTGGGCCAAGAACATTGTCGTCTATGACGTCGGGCCGGACGGGCACGTCTTTCTGAAGGCGGTGCAGTTCGACGGCGATCTCAGGGAAGACGGCAACGAGGATAAGCTCGCGCCCAAGATCGAGGCGATCAAGGATTGCGCCATCCTCTATGTCGTTGCGATCGGCGGCTCCGGTGCCGCGCGGGTGGTGGCGAATAAAATCCACCCCATCAAGGTGAACAAGCCCGAGAACATCCTGGAGCTGCTGCAAAAGCTCCAACGGATGCTGAAGGGGACGCCGCCCCCCTGGATCCGCAAGGCCCTGGCGAAGGCCAAGGAGCGCACATTTGATTTCGAGGAATGAGGATCACATGACTGAGACCGCAGAAGCGGCGCAACCGGATATTGTTCTTGACGCGCCCTTCGTTAAGCAGCTGGTCAAGATCTGGCGCGCTGAAGACAGTCATGGGGCTTGGGAGAGCAAGAGCGATCTCGATTTGCTCGACCCCTATATCCTGGACAAGGAGAAGCGGCACGCGCTGCCGATCGTGGGAGATCCAGATCCAGACACGGTATGGCGCGTGGAGCTGTTCTTCAACGCGGTCGCCCTCTCGATCGAGAAGAAAACCGGCGTGATGATCCAGCCGATGCTGAAGATGCATCATGAAGGCTTTGGCCGCATGGTGCTGATCGGAGGCCGCCTGATCGTCGTCAATAAGCAGCTGCGCGACGTGCATCGCTTCGGGTTCGAAAATCTTGCGAAGCTCGCCGCCGAGGGTGAAAAGTATGTCGCAGACGGGACCCGGATGATCCAGAAATTCCCGGACGCGGCGAATTATTGAGGGCGGGACATGAGCGAACTTGAAAGCCTGAAGGCGGACATCAAGAAGCTGTCAGCCAAGGCGACGCAGGCCAAGATGGATCTGCACGACCTGTCAGAGGAGCTGCCGCTCAACTGGCACTCGATCATGGTGGTGGCGCAAAGAGCACATGAGGCGTTTGCCGAGCTCGAGAAAAAGCGCGAGGATCTCAAGGCGCAGGAAAGGGGCTAAGGGTATACAAGCATGTCATTTGCAACGCGCGACGGCCGCGGCTGGATGCCCGATTATCTCGTCTCGATCGATTCCGGCAAATGTATCGGATGCGGACGCTGCTTCAAGGTCTGTGGTCGCCACGTCATGATATTAAAAGGGATCAACGAGGAGGGCGATCTTGTCGAGCTTGACAGCGACGAGGACGATGAGATCGAAAAAAAGGTCATGGTGATGAATGATGAGGGCGCCTGTATCGGCTGCGGCGCCTGCGCCCGGGTCTGCCCGGCCAACTGCCAGACTCACGCGCCTGCCGTGGCAGAAGGGGCTTAAGGGCAGGCCCTGTTCGTCTGTGCAGGACAAGGACGGACACTCGCTGCGAGAGCACGGGCGAGAGAATTCCGGTGGTCGCAACTTCACGCCACGCGTTCGGTGGCGCAACCTGGCGAAACCCACGGACAATAGCTCACTCGCTTCGATGAGCATCCGAACACACGAACATGCTCGTCTCCTCCGACGAAGCCATGGTGATGATGTCCGGTCGCAAAGGTATGCTCACTTCAGGTGGGAATGATCAATGGGAGGGGCGAAAAAGACCGGCGAGGACTAACCTCAACGAACGGCTTGCCAAGCGAATGGGGCAATGGAGGTTGTCTCCATGCGCGGCGGGGATGACACCACCGCCGTGGTCGTCGTCTCGCCGCATTAAGTAAACGGGACCATTCGCTGCTCGGACTGAAGCTCGCGGTGGCCTTGCGACGGCGGAGTCTTTGCGCAGATCGTGCTCAGAACTCGGCAGCTGCCTCTGGCGTGGTACTCGCGGCTGAATCCACCAACGGACTAGAAGAATACTGATGTCGACACCAAGACGTTCAGGGTATGTCCGGTTTGGCGTGAATATGTGATGGTTGTCGGGTTATTGATGTATAGCAGGCCCAAGGTTGCATAGACGCCCGGTGCCAGCCGCGCGGTGTATCTGCCCCAGATCGCCGTGCTATCGCGATGGACGAGATCGCCTTTAGCCAAGGCGGCATCGACAGCAAAGTGGCTCCAAGCGGTATTGGTGGCAGCAATGGCAATCTGATCACCGGGCCGGCTGCTAAATAGTCCTTTCGCATAAAGACGAAGCTCGAGATAGCGGCTGACCTTGTTGACGTCAGACGGAGCGTACATGGCGGAGAACCCACCATAGATCCCCCGAGCTGGCGACCCTTCGGCATCAGATTGCCAAAACTGCCTGTCCATGGCCACGTAATAGGCGCTGTTCGCGTTGGCTCTCGGTTGGCTCGGATCCGCCAAGTTCGGATAGCGGCTGTCGTTGAAACCGATTCCAGCCCGCAACCAGGTCTCGGGCGATCCCTCAGTCGCCTTGGCCTTGTATCCAAATTCATCAAGCAACAAAATGCCGGCATTGACCGTGCGCCAGTTCAAGCCGGTGGGATTTTCGCTCATGTGCGCTAATTGTCCATCCGGACTGACCGAGCGCTGGATCGAAATCTTGTTGTAGAGGCGGTCGTCAAGATTGTACTTCACGTTGAGAGCCGGCGTCGGCGCGGAATTGTTGCTCATTCCAGCTTGGGACAAGATGATTGGCGTCGGCCCGAACGGATTCATTCCCAGGAACTCGTCATGATTTCGGAGGTAACCCATCTTGAGTTCGAGCGTCCTGTCGAAGAACGTCTGGTAATAGGCGATTGTATTGATTCCCACCCGATCTGGCCCGGCGGGCTTCCAGGTCCAATATTGTTGCTCGGCCCCCACGGTTATCTGACCATCAGGAATTCCAAATCGGCCGAGATCGTAGGTCACGATCATGGAATTTACGGTACCGAATGTCGGACTCTCGCCAATATACCGCTGATTGAAGATGGTGCTCTTGGATGCATTCGGCATTCGGTTGTCGATCAAGCTGTTTTGCGTCCAGCCCACATAGCCGATTCCGAGATTCGCCAGCGCAGATCTAACCCCGCCCCTGTCCTGATCGATCGTATCCGCAGGCCCGGGCATATTGAGCCAAATGCCTTTCTCACGCAGGTTATCGAACTTCGCGAACGGGGCGATCTTCTCTGGGGGCGTAGTCTCAGCAACTTTGTCCGGACGATCGTGCCTCGAATCTGGGGTATTGATCGCTCGTGCCGGCGCCGAGGGCGCGGCGAGAGGCTCTGTTCGTTTGAGCCAACGGCTTCGGACACTGATAGTCGCGCCGCTCTGCTTTTGAATTTCTGGTCCAGGAGTCTCACCCGGCGCCTCACTCTTGGTGTCTGATGCCTTCTCAGCCCCTGCCAAGGCCGAGCTGCAGACGAGACTCGCCGCACAGGATACGGCGATGGCAAGCCCGGTTTGCGACATGATTGATCGAGTGCTGAAGACCGGAGGCGCAGCCGAGCGAGTGCGAACCGTCATCGGCACGCCCGTATGCGGCGTGAGTTGCCCCTCCACGTTGCCGGCCTTGATAGAGTGCGCGCCGACCACATTGGTCCGTAGCTCACCCGCAACGCCCGGAAGCCGCTGCGTCAGAAACCGCGTCATGGACGTCCATGAGCAAGGGGAGATCGCGGCCGGAGATGAGATCATCGCTGCAGGCGCCGGGACTGGACATTGTTCAATGCCGACAGCGGACCAAGCTCGTGGATGCTGTAAGAGCAAACGAGCGGAAGAGACTGCGTCGACGGGATCTTTGACGTCTCTGGGGAGCCTTAAGCGACCTAACCGGGCGGCTCCTTCGCAGCCTTTATGCGCATCGAGCTCAATCGACCATCGGTGCTGACGGGCACCTCGCCAGCGACGGTGGCACGGCGAACGACACGACGCTGGTCGCCGTAATCCCTGACCGCATAATGTTGCGTGGCGCGGTTGTCCCAGATCGCCACATCGCCCACCTTCCACCTCCACCGCACGGTATTTTCGGGCGCGGTGATATGGGACTGGAAAAGGGTGAATAGCCTCTGGCCATCATATTTCGGGATGCCAACCAAGCGTTGCACCACGTCGCCGAGCACCAGCGCGCGTTCTCCGGTTTCGGGATGGACACGCACGACGGGATGCTCGGTCTCATAGACCGTCCTGGCGAACACCTCGTCGAGATGCTTTTTGTCGGCCTCGCTGTTGGCCATGACGGAGTAGTCGAACGCATTGCTGTGAACCGCCCAGAGTTCGTCGGCAAGCCGTTGCAGCGGCGCGGAGAGGTCCAGATAGGCGGCCGCGGTGTTTGACCAGATCGTATCGCCGCCAAATTGTGGGATCACAACGCCTCGCAGGACCGCGATTTTAGGATAAGCCTCGAAGAAGGTCCCGTCGCTGTGCCAGAGGTCGGCTCGGCGAGGGGGGCGCGCGGAATCAAGCTCGATCATCGATACCGTTCCCTCGATGGCACCGAGTATCGGATACGCCATAAGCGTTCCGAAACGAAGGGCAAAGCGCTCCTGCTCTGCGTTGTCGAGATGGCCCTGATCGCGGAAGAAGAGAACCTTGTGCTCGAGCAGCAGGCTGTTGATCGCGGTAATCGTCTCCGCCGGCAAATCGCCGGACAGCTTGATGTTCCTGATTTCAGCGCCGATCCGCGCCGCGCGCTTTGCGATATCGGCTTGCGGAATGATACTGTCGACCGAAGATATCTTGGTCATGCCGTCATTCTCCTAAAAACGCATCTGTTCGCAAAACCAACCTTTGTGGGGCGGGACGCGAATGAGTAAGTCGCAGGATGGACGGAACATGCAGGCGGCATCAAATTCCGCTGCTATGGACCCGTTGCCGCGCGTTTCACGCGATAACAACGAGACCACGATTGACCTGCACGACGTCTCATTTTCCGGTCGTTTGACATGCCGGGTCACCTCGTACAATTGCGAAGATTGGTAGTTGACCGAGACGCAAGCCTATCCACGTTCACGCAAGATCGACGACGGAATGCTGCCGTCGGGCTCCTTGTATCCCCATGGGCCATGACTCAGCAGGTAGACCAGTAGAAGAGATGGGGATCTCTCTGTATGCGTGGCCGCTGCTGTTTGACGATGTGTCATTGGCGCAAGTAGCGATACAGTGCGCCATCCTTGGAAAATAAGTCTTCATTAGGTGCGTGTGGAGCGAGTACCACGAGCAAAGCATCGCCGAGATCAGGGTGTTTCTCGATTGCGTGCTATTCCATCGAGAAGGTCAGATGCATGCGGCGGTGAGGCAGATCATGGAGACGCCGCACAAGAACGGCAGATCCAGCCCTTGACGGTCCGAATGTCCTTCTGACC
This portion of the Bradyrhizobium diazoefficiens genome encodes:
- a CDS encoding TauD/TfdA dioxygenase family protein: MTKISSVDSIIPQADIAKRAARIGAEIRNIKLSGDLPAETITAINSLLLEHKVLFFRDQGHLDNAEQERFALRFGTLMAYPILGAIEGTVSMIELDSARPPRRADLWHSDGTFFEAYPKIAVLRGVVIPQFGGDTIWSNTAAAYLDLSAPLQRLADELWAVHSNAFDYSVMANSEADKKHLDEVFARTVYETEHPVVRVHPETGERALVLGDVVQRLVGIPKYDGQRLFTLFQSHITAPENTVRWRWKVGDVAIWDNRATQHYAVRDYGDQRRVVRRATVAGEVPVSTDGRLSSMRIKAAKEPPG
- a CDS encoding carbohydrate porin encodes the protein MTRFLTQRLPGVAGELRTNVVGAHSIKAGNVEGQLTPHTGVPMTVRTRSAAPPVFSTRSIMSQTGLAIAVSCAASLVCSSALAGAEKASDTKSEAPGETPGPEIQKQSGATISVRSRWLKRTEPLAAPSAPARAINTPDSRHDRPDKVAETTPPEKIAPFAKFDNLREKGIWLNMPGPADTIDQDRGGVRSALANLGIGYVGWTQNSLIDNRMPNASKSTIFNQRYIGESPTFGTVNSMIVTYDLGRFGIPDGQITVGAEQQYWTWKPAGPDRVGINTIAYYQTFFDRTLELKMGYLRNHDEFLGMNPFGPTPIILSQAGMSNNSAPTPALNVKYNLDDRLYNKISIQRSVSPDGQLAHMSENPTGLNWRTVNAGILLLDEFGYKAKATEGSPETWLRAGIGFNDSRYPNLADPSQPRANANSAYYVAMDRQFWQSDAEGSPARGIYGGFSAMYAPSDVNKVSRYLELRLYAKGLFSSRPGDQIAIAATNTAWSHFAVDAALAKGDLVHRDSTAIWGRYTARLAPGVYATLGLLYINNPTTITYSRQTGHTLNVLVSTSVFF